The Streptomyces sp. NBC_00435 nucleotide sequence AACAAGCTCGGGGGCCATCGCGAGCAGGGCCCGCGGGCGGCGAACTGACATCTGGGGTGCTCCTTGCGGCTGAGTGAGGCCACGCCGACTTTATGAAGTCACGATCCGATCGTCAAGATCTATCAATCGATTAGCTCTATTCGATCAAAACGCTCACTCGGGCTCTTCGAGCACGCGGGGATCGCCTCAGCTCATCGGCCGTCGTCAGGAACGTCGCCCCGGATGTCCTGTGAAGTCCAGATGGTCTTCCCCGTAGCCGTGTAGCGGGTACCCCACTGCTCGGTCATCTGCGCCACGATGAACAGGCCTCTTCCGCCCTCGTCGTCTCCGGCGGCATGGCGCAGGTGTGGCGAGGTGTGACCGCTGTCGGACACCTCGCAGATGAGGGTCTGGTCACGGAGCAGGCGCAGTTGGATGGGTCCGGACGGGGCGTGCCGGATGGCGTTGGTGACGAGTTCGCTGACCACGAGTTCGGTGGTTCCGGCGAGGTCGTCCAGACCCCAGGCACGAACCTGGTGCGCGGCCTCCGCCCTCGCCCAGCGAACGCTCTGGGGGTCGTTGGTCAGCTGCCACTCGGCTACTTGATGCCGGCCGAGGATCTGGGTACGGACCAGGAGCAGTGCCGCGTCGTCGTCGGCGGGGTTCGGCAGCATGGCTTGGATCACCTTGTCGCACAGGTCGTCCAGTTGCCCGGTCGGCTGGGTCAGCACCTTGCCAAGGAGATCCAGTTGCTCATCGGGATCGAGATCACGGCGTTGTATGAGGCCATCGGTGAACAGGGCGAGCAGGCTGCCCGGGGGAAGGGTGAGTTCTTTGGATTCGAACGGGAGACTGCCGACACCGAGCGGTGGCGCGGAGGGAAGGTCGGGGAAGGTCACGGTGCCGCTGTCGGGGTCGACGATCGCCGGCAAGGGATGTCCGGCCCTGGCCATGGTGCAGGTTCCGGACACCGGGTCGTACACGGCGTAGAGGCAGGTGACACCGACCGCCTCGTCCTCCGAGGGTTCGTCGCTCTCGATGCTCGTCCGTACGCCGGAACCCTGGGAGATCAGGTCGTCGAGACGGGTGAGGATCTCCTCGGGAGGGAGGTCCATCTGTGCGAGTACGCGCACGCTGGTGCGCAATCGTCCCATGGTGGCAGCCGCTCGGAGGCCGTGCCCGACCACGTCGCCCACGACCAGCCCAACCCGTGCACCGGACAGGGCGATGACGTCGAACCAGTCGCCGCCCACGCCGGCCCGGCTGTCGGCGGGCAGGTAGCGGAAGGCGAGCTCCACGGCGGAAGGTCGTGGCAGCACCCGAGGCAGAAGGCTCCGCTGCAGCAGGAGGGCCACGGCGTGTTCGTCCGCGTAGCGGCGGGCGTTGTCCACGCATGTCGCCAGCCGGGTCACGAGTTCGTTGGCCACTGCCCGTTCGCCGGCGTGGAACGGTGTGGTGCGGTGCTTCCACGTGAAGGTCACGCTGCCCAGGACGGCGCCATCGGCACGGAGCGGGATGACCAATTGTTCGGGTTCACGAGCCCGGAGTGCGGTCGCCGGGGCTTGGCCGTCGGCAACGGCGGGAGCGGATGCGGTGGGAGCGGATGCGGTGGGGTGTTCCGGGTGTTCGTCAGGGGGCCAAAGCCGCGATGTGCGGGTGTCGGACACGTCAACGAAGCCGGTCTGGCTTCCATTGAGCACGTTCCGTGCCAGGTCCACCGTCACGGTATCGGCGAACCCAGGGGTGACCGCGTCGGCGAATTCGCGGGCCGTGCGGCCCATGTCGAGCGTTGTGCCCACGCTCCTGGCCGCACGCACCAGGAGGTCCAGGTGTTGCTGTGCGTAGAACCGCTCGGTGATGTCGACCGCCTCCTCGCACACCCCCAGGGGTGATCCGGGCGAGGCCTCCAGCCGATAGTAGGAGCACGACCAGACGTGGTCGTGGTTCGGGTCGGAGGGCGGGCGCCCCCGGTAGTACAGATCCAGTACCGGCTCGCCGGTGGCAAGGACCCGGCTCATTACCTCCTCCAGCGAGTCCGGCATGTCAGGAGTGAGGATCACGCCGTCAGTGACCATGTCGTCGGGGCCGACGCCTATGTAGTCAGCGTCCTTGTAGAGTGCGGCGTTCGCCCATACGACGCGCAGCGAGGCGTCGTAGATCGCCAGCGGAGTGGGCGAATGCGTGGCCAGCCCGCGCAGCATCGACTGCAGTGCGTTCCACTTCTCGGCCTCGTCCGCGTCGGCCATCGCGAGCAGCCGTGTCGCGCTCTCGGCCCGATCGGACGGGATGACCAGGACGGTGACCGCAATCCGCGCGTTCCCTCCGTCCCGGCGACGCAGCCGAAGGACGCGTTGAGGGCCGGGTCCCAGCTCGGGCGCCACAGCCTCGGTCGAAAGGTCGGTGATTTCCCTACCGAGCATGTCGGATGCCTGGTATCCGAGCAGCTTCGTCGCCGCCGGGCTCCAGATGAGCACTCGGCCGTCACTGTCGAGCAGCGCCGTGGCCGCTCGGGACACATCGAGGGGGTTGTCCAGCATACCGAGGGCGGGGATCTCAGTCACGATGGCCTCCCCATAGGTGCGGATGGCTGCCCATGCGGTCCACGGCCGGACGCGCAGGCCTCACTCCGCGCGCACGTCTCACCCTCGCCTCGTCGCGCCCAGTGCTGGAGCCTTTCCTGCACGGAACGCCGCTGTTCACCGCGTCATGGGCGAGTCAAAAGGCACCCGCGCGGCCACTTGGTCGCAAGGTCTGGCCTTTCTCTCGGTCACCCTGCACAGTGTGCCTCTTCTTGTGCGGCCACCGCATCCGGAGGTCATCGGAGCCGTGGACGCCGCGGTGGGCGGTCGCGTCGCGGACACGGCCGTCTCGAGCCGGCCGGGGGGGCGGCGAGCCTTCGATTCCTCTGCACCGGGTGATTCCGTCAGCCGCTCCCCGTCCCAGCAGGCGCCGCCTTACGCCCGGGGCGACCTCGCGGGTGGGTGCGGTGGCCAAGGGCGAGGTGGTGCTCTCAACAAGGCTGGGGTTGGCTGAGGTGTTGACGCCAAGTCAAATCCGGGCGGCTGTACGTATGGTGACGGCCGCTCTGCTGAATCACCGTCCCGAAGGCCGCAGTCCGGGGCGCGCGCCGTGACGCGGAGCCGCGGTTGTCCGGTCATGGGGCGGAGGTGTCGGGGACGGGTTGGTAGACGATGAGTTGTTGGCCCGGGGCGGCGCGGACGTCGAAGGATTGGTACGTCACGGTCAGGGGGCCTGCCGACGGGTGGTTCAGGCGCTTGGTGTCCTGGGTTTTGCCCAGGACCTCGTGGGTGGTCCAGAGGCGGGCGAAGTCCGGGCTGTGGACGGTGAGGGTGCGGACCAGGGACCGCAGGCGCGGGGCGTCCGGTGTGATGCCGGAGGTCTGCCGCAGGTGGGCCGCGGTGGCCCGGGCCGTGGAGTTCCAGTCGGTGTAGAAGTCCCGGCCCGCGGGGTCGAGGAAGACCATGCGCGCCAGGTTGTCGGCCGGCGCGAACGGTGAATGCAGGGCCTCGGCCGGGGGGTTGGCCGCCAGGATGTCCAGGGTGGCGTTGATGACGAACGCCGGGTCGTCCGCGAAGCCGTCCAGGAGTCGGCGGAGGGCCGGACTTATCCCGGCGGTGGCCGGCTGGTCGGCCGTGGGGGTGCCGGCCAGGCGGTGCAGGTGGGCGCGGGTGTCGGGGCCCAGGCGCAGAGCCCGGCCGAGGGCGTCGAGGACCTGGGGCGAAGGATGGCGTTCGCGGCCCTGCTCCAGCCGGGCGTAGTAGTCCGCGTTCACCCCGGCCAGGTCGGCGACCTCCTCGCGGCGCAGGCCGGCGACCCTGCGTACGCCGTGGCTCACCAGGCCGACGTCCCGCGGTCCCAGGGCCGCCCTGCGCGCGCGGAGGAACTCTCCGAGGAGACTGCCGGGCACGGGAACGGTCGCGGGCGTGGGCACGGTCACGGTCACGGGCGCGGTCGCGGTCGCGGGTACTGACACGGTCATGGGCACAGGCTAGGGGGTCGGTGAGGTGTGCTGCCTGGGTGTACCACGTCCTGGTTGGCCGGCCGCCGCCTGCACAGACTCGGTCGGGCGGAGTCATCCGCTTCGAACGAGGAGTAGGACGGTAGGACGGGTATGAGGAACGCAGTCAAGGTCGTGGTCATCACCGGGGCCAGCAGCGGGATCGGGGAGGCGACGGCCCGGCGGCTCGCTGCCGACGGCCACCGGCTGTTCCTGGGCGCACGGCGGACCGACCGGCTCGACGCGCTGAGCCGGGAAATCACCGAGGCGGGTGGCACCGCCGCCTTCCAGCGGCTGGACGTCACCGACGCCGTCGATGTACGGGCCTTCGTGACCTCCGCCCGGGAGCGGTACGGGCGGGTGGACGTGATGGTCAACAACGCCGGGGTGATGCCGCTCTCTCCGCTGGCCGCGCTCAAGCTCGACGAGTGGGACCGGATGATCGACGTGAACGTGCGAGGTGTGCTGCACGGGATCGCCGCCGCCCTGCCCGTGATGCGCGCCCAGGGCGCCGGCCACTTCGTGAACGTCGCCTCCGTCGGCGCGTACGAGGTGTCGCCCACCGCGGCCGTCTACTGCGCCACCAAGTTCGCCGTACGCGCCATATCCGAAGGGCTGCGCCAGGAGTCGGACGGCACCGTCCGGGTCACTCTGGTCTCTCCCGGCGTGACCGAGTCCGAGCTGGCCGATGGGATCTCCGATCCGGCCGCGAGGGAGGCCATGAAGGCCTATCGCGCCGTGGCACTGCCCGCGTCGGCCGTCGCCGACGCCATCGCCCATGCCGTCGCCCAGCCGGCCGGGGTCGACATCAACGAGATCGTCGTACGTCCTGCCGCGAGTGCCCAGTGACCGCCGGGATGTACGGGCCTGGGCACGGGCACGAGGACCTGCTGCACCGCTTGCGGGTCCTGGAGGACAAGGAAGCGCTGCGGCGGCTCATGATCCGCGGTTGGCGGGCGCTGGACCGCAAGGACTGGAAGGCCTGGATCGACTGCTGGGCCGAGGACGCGGTGCTGGAGTTCGGACCCTGGGGCGAGATCCGCGGGAGGGAGGCTGTCCGGGCGAAGGTGGAGGAGGCGGAGGCGCACTTCCCGAGCATGCAGCACCACATTCTGAACATGGACTTCCAGGTGGAGGGGGACCGGGCGACAGGCGTCGGGTACATGTGGTTCGTGGCCGTCACGCGGAGCGAGCCGAGCTCTTCGACCTACTCCATGGGCGGTCCGTACGACTGGGACTTCCGCCGGGCCCCGGAGGGCGGCTGGCTCCTGGTCCGCCAGAGGCTCGGCGTCTGGTGGACCGACGGGGAGGAGACGCCGGAGGGCCTCGCCCGGCCGGGCGGCCGGTGACGCACCCGCGTTCCCCGACCGTCGAGTCCCGTCGCCCCGCTCCCACCGCGGTCGGCCCCGGGTGGTTGCCCACTCATTCCGTACACCCTCCTCAGGGGGCGGTGTGCGGTGCGAACCCCTGAGCCGCGGGGTCAGCCGGCCCGGTCGTCACCGTCCGGGTGTCCGCAAGATGCGTGTCGCCGGGGCTCGGCGGAGCATGGCCGTGAGCCCTGCCCGACCCGCGGCGATCCGCTCGCAGCACGTTGCCGGCACCTCCAGGAACGGATGGGACACGATGCAGACCCAGAGGTACGAGCTGGTCTTCGAGGACGGTCCCGAGGAGGGGCAGGACATCGTGGTGGTCTCCGTGACCGAACAGGAGGGTCCGGGCGGCCACCCCGTGTACGCCGACGAGACCGGCATCGTCAGGGCCGAGATCAGCGACCGCGGCGAGGTCCGCGTGCTGCCCAGCGGTGGTGGCCAGGAACCGGCGCAACGGGTGCGGGCGCGGGCCCTGCCGTCCTGACGCCGTCGACGTGGTCGGCCCTAGGCGGGGCGGCCCGCGAGGGAAGCGCCGAAGCCGTAGTACGTGCTGAGTTCCGAGCGGTAGTCCGCGTTGCCGAGGTGCTTGTCCCGGTCGAACTCCGGAGCCTCCTCGATCTCCCCCTTGGTGAGGTCGAGGAGGATCCGCCGGGTCTCCTCGTCCACCTTCGTGATCGCGCGAACCGGGAGAAGGACCTCCTTCCCGAAGATCCACGGTCCGGTGTCGACCACCAGGTAGGCGGAGCCGATCTCATCGGAGTGCTTGTCCACTTTGCCGATGGATCCTTCGGCCGCTTCGACCCTGTAGCCGGTCAGGTCCATACCCGGCCGGTAGCCCGAGGTCTGCTGGTAGGACCACACATTGCCGTTCACGAAATGTAACTCCCTCACGGTGAGACACACGATCCACTACTGGCCGACTGCCCCCTGTAGCCACTCGGAAACCAAGGGAGACGGGGATCGTCGGCATGAATCCCAGGCGACGTGACCGTTTACCGTCGGGCAGACGGGTCAGAAGGGGACATGGCAAGACGTTTCCTAGCGCACAGGGAGTGATCTGCAGTGTCTGGTGAGCAGAAGAACAAGGCCAAGACCGAGCAGGCCAAGGGCAAGATCAAGGAGATCGCGGGCCGTGCGGTCGGCAACGAGCGCATGGAGGCCGCGGGGAGCAGGCGAAGGGCGACGCCCGCGAGGCCAAGGAGAAGGTCAAGGACATCTTCAAGCACTGACCGCCCGTTCGCTTCGATGGGGCGGGGCCGGACCGTTCGACGGTCCGGCCCCGCCCCACGGGCGTTTCCTGAGTACGGGCCGCGGGCCGCGTCGGCCTTGCGGGCCCGGCCCACGCACCGGCCCGCCCCACTTTCTGCCCCGCCTCGCGTGCATGGTGGGCGATACCGGGTAGGCGCGGCGCATGATCTCCTCACTTCCGCTCGCGGCTTCCAGCTCCTCGTCCCTCGTCCTGATCGTGGCCGGCGTGGTGGTCGTCGCGCTCCTGATCTCGGCGTTCTGGTACGGAAGCCGGCGTGCCGCGGCCCGCAAGGACCCCGGCGCGCGGTCGGTGGACCAGAGCCCCCCGGCACGCGCCCGGCAGGATTCCTGGCAGACGCCCGACGACCCCGACCAGCCCGCTTCCCCGTGACCGGGAGCAGGTGCGACCGTCATGGCGCGCGACCGTGAGAGCGCCCGCACCCGCCAGCCCTGCCACGAACGCCGTGGCGAGGCCCGGCTCCCGCGATGAGCTGCCGCTGGCGGACTTCCGCTTCTCGCAGGACGAGAACGACGCCGCCGTCGGCGAAGTCTCCGACGGGGCGAGCAAGAGCTCCGACTGGGTACCCGCGCTCATGGACCACCTGTACGTATCCGTCACCAACTCCACCGCCTTCAACCCGACGGACACCATGCCGCTGTCCACGCGGGCGAAGCTTCTGATGGCGGTGCGGAGCGTGGCCGCACTGATGACCTCGCTCCTCGTGATCGCCCGCGCGGTGAGCATCCTGAACTGAGACGAACGGAGACGACCGAGACGACTGAGACGAACCGAACTGAGGCATCCCGATGAAGGAAGTGACCTCCATGCGCATCGCGTTTCTGACCGCTCCGGAAGGCGTCGAGGAGGTCGAGCTCACCGCGCCCTGGAACGCGGTCGAGGCCGCCGGCTGGAACCCGCAGCTCGTATCGACGGAGCCCGGTCGGGTACAGGCGTTCAACCATCTCGACCGGGCCGGGACCTATCCCGTGGACCACCTGCTCGCGGGCGACACCTCGGACGCCTTCGACGCGCTCGTGCTGCCCGGTGGGGTCGCCAATCCGGACGCGCTGCGCATGAACGCACGGGCCGTGGGGTTCGTCGGGAGCTTCTTCGAGGCGGGCAAGCCGGTCGCGGCGATCTGCCACGCGCCGTGGACCCTGGTGGAGGCCGATGTCGTACGCGGCCGCACCCTCACCTCGTGGCCCAGTCTGGCGACCGACATCCGCAACGCGGGAGGCACCTGGGTCGACGAGGAGGTACGGGTGTGCCGCGCGGCCGCGGCGACGCTCGTGACCAGCCGCAAGCCCGACGACCTCGAGGCCTTCTGCGCGACACTGGTGAAGGAGTTCGAGCTCGCGGGGCGGTGACGGCTCCGGCGGACCGGGGCCCCGCGGCCCCGCCTGTGCGTACGGCCCCACCGGGCTCCCGGCGGGGCCGCGCGCTCGTCCGGAACGCGGAGGTGCGTCAGATCGAGCCGACGACCTTGCGCGGGGTGATGCGGACGACGACGCGGGGGTCGTCGTCCTTCGACGCCGGGTTGAAGTCCGCGTAGTCCTTGCCCGTGTACTTGCGCGACAGGTCGTTGATCAGTTCCGGCCCGCCCTCCGTGGTGAGCGTGGCCGAACCGCGCACCTCTGCGTACGTGTACGGCGCGTTGGCCGGGTTGATCATGACCGTGACCCGGGGGTCGGCGCGCAGGTTCTTCTCCTTGCGGCGGCCGACGGTCGTCGAGACGAGCAGGTCGTCGCCGTCCCGGGTGAGCCAGGTGATCGACAGCTGTGGGCTGCCGTCCGGCTGGATCGTGGCCACGGTCGCGAAGACCGGGCTGTCGTCGATGAGCTTCTTCAGGTCGTCGGAGAGTTCGGCGGACACTGAGCGGTTCCTTCCCTCGGCTGACTGCTGCCCCGGACCGACCTGCGTCGGTGGGGATCAGCAAGGGGCAGCCTGCAAAATCACGGCAGCCTCGGCAAGTCGCGGCGAACCGGGAGTGCGCCGCGGGCCGCCGGTCCAGACGCCCCGCTCCGGGGCGTGGCCGGGGCCGTCGCTCCCGGCCCACCCGATCGCGGCGCTTCGGACGTCCACCCGTACGGCCGAATCCGGACACCTCCGCGCACGCACCGCGCACCACCGACGGAGGGCGAGCGCTGTCCCGGCGCCGTTCCGTCCTGCCGCGACCGTGCCACGGGCGTCAGTCACCACCTCCGCAGCCTCCGCCTCCGCCTCCGCCTCCGCCCCCGCAGCCTCCACCACCTCCGCAGGACGAACCGCCCCCACAGCCGCCGCCACCACCGCCGCCACCGCCCCACGAGCCGCCGCGCCTGCGCCGCCTGCCCTTCAGCCAACCCCCACCGGTGCTTCTCGTCGCAGCGACAGCCAGCACGAGCAGGACGAACCCCAGGGCCACAAGGAATTCCATGCGCTCTCCCCCGTCCACCGGTCCGGTCCCATCCGGTCCGTTCCCCGGGGGATCCCCCGCCCTCCCCCGGGGCCAACCCGACTTGAGGAACTCCAGAGCTTCGGGGGAGGCGGTCTTCCCGGCTTCACGCGCGTGCGAGGACGATGGCGGTACGACGCCACGAAGGAGACGCACATGAGGGCACGTACCACGCGCACCCTGCTCGTTGCCGGGACGGTCCTACTGGCCACCCTCGGCTCTCCGGCGACGGCTCAGGCCCTGCCCACGTGCCCGAGCAACGCCATCTGCCTCTGGCGCTTCCAGGACGGAACCGGTGACGCGTACGTGTGGCGCGGCGGTTACGTGGACCTGCCCGCCAAGTTCGTTGACCACGTCGGCTCGTTCCGCGCCAATAGGACCGGGGCCTTCATCGACTGGGCGTCCGGCAAGGACTGCCGCCCGGTCCGGGTCGGCGACTACGCCTCCAACTACCAGGGACGGTTCGGCGGGAAGATGGACGCGGTCGGCAACAACTGCTGACCTCCCCGCTCCGGTTTCCCCCTACGAGTCTCGCGACGGAACGGCACGGCACCGCACAGCACGCGGAAACACCGGCCGGACCAACTCGGCAACCGGTGACATGAGTTCCCCGGAACGGGAAATCCGCGGGGTATGACACACACCGCGCACCCCCGCCGTGATGACGGAACCGCACGCACGGACGCCGGCAAGGCCCCGGGCGCGGGACCGAACGAGCAGGTCGAACACACCGGGCCGGTCAAGAAGCATGCTCCCGACAAACCCTCCGGGCTGCCGGGACGGCAGTGGTGGGCCGTGCTGCGCGGGACGGTCGGGGAGTTCATCGACGACGAGCTGAGCGACCGCGCCGCGGCGCTGACCTACTTCGGGGTTCTGGCGGTCTTTCCCGCGCTCCTGGTCCTCGTGTCCCTGCTTGGGATCGCCGGTGAGTCGACGACCACGAGGGTACTGGCGAACCTCCAGCAGTTGGCTCCCGGGTCCGCCCGGGACGTGATCACCGACGCGGTCACCCAGTTGCAAGGGCAGAGCGGCGTCGGATCACTGCTGGCGGTCGTCGGCCTGGCCGTCGCCCTCTGGTCCGCCTCCGGCTATGTCGCCGCGTTCATCCGCGCCTCGAACGCCGTCTACGACATGCCCGAGGGCCGGCCGGTGTGGAAGACCCTGCCCCTGCGCTTGGCGCTCACCCTGGCGTTGATGGTCCTCTCCGCGGCCAGTGCGCTGATCGTGGTCTTCACCGGCGGTCTGGCGCGGCAGACGGGCGCCGCCCTCGGAATCGGTGACGGTGCGCTGACGGTGTGGTCGGTCGCCAAATGGCCGGTCCTGGTGCTCCTCGTCACGACCATGATCGCGCTCCTGTACTGGGCCGCGCCGAACGCCAAGGGCCGGGGGTGGAAGTGGGTGACGCCGGGCAGCGTCCTGGCCCTGGTGGTCTGGCTGGCCGCCTCCGCCGGCTTCGCGTTCTACGTCGCCGACTTCGCCTCCTACAACAAGACGTACGGCACCGTCGCGGGCGTCGTCGTCTTCCTGGTCTGGCTGTGGATCACCAACCTCGCCATCCTCCTCGGGTTGGAGTTCGACTCCGAGCTGGCCCGCCAGCGTGCGATCGCCGGCGGGCTGCCCAAGGACCGGGAACCCTACGTCGAGCCCCGCGACACCCGTACTTGGAGCGACGCGGAACGCCGCCGGATGGAGTGAGCTCCGGCCTCTCGCGGCTGCGCGTCCTCCTCCGTGAATCAGCGCCGGGGCCGCTCCGGATGCCCGGGATGCGACGCTGCGGCGCTCACCGGGTCACGAGCGGGCGAGGCTCAGGTATGAAGGCGGCTGTTGGGGCCTTCCTGTTCGCCGACGCTTTCGTCGTTGAACCAGTAGTCGCCGGCGGCCAGGTAGCGGAACGAGTGGGTGCTCCTGCTCGCCAGTTCGACCGTGACGGCCCGTTTGCCGTCCTTGCGCGCCTTGAGGGTATGGATCCCCGGCTGCCAGTCGTTGAAGTCCCCCACCACGCTGACCGACCCGGGCGGGGCGTCGGCGGGAAGGACGAAGGTGACCTCGGTGCGGTCGTTGCGCGGCGTGCGCTCCAGCATGGGCGTGCTCCTGACGGCGGCGGCCAGCGGACGGGGTACGAGGCCATCGTCGGAGACGGAGGGAGCCGGCGCACGTCGGCGCCGCCACCCGGGCCGGCGGACCACTTCCACCACAGCCGGTTACCAAATGATGCGGAGTGTCACTTTGCGTGTCAGCGTGGTGGGGAGGAAACCTTCCATCCCACGCCACAGAGGAGTCGCCGTCATGGGCGGTAAGCAGGACAAGCGCCAGGAGCCGGGCAAGAGCCGCGAGGAGCAGGAGCGTCCGCGCTCCGGCCAGGACCCCGTTCACCCCGGCGCCGGCCAGGAAGGCGCCCGCGGGAAGAGCCCCGAGGAACTCAAGCGCCGCGGCCAGGACGAGATGAGCCGCGAGCGCGACGAGGACACAACGCTCGACGA carries:
- a CDS encoding DUF6479 family protein translates to MISSLPLAASSSSSLVLIVAGVVVVALLISAFWYGSRRAAARKDPGARSVDQSPPARARQDSWQTPDDPDQPASP
- a CDS encoding type 1 glutamine amidotransferase domain-containing protein, translated to MRIAFLTAPEGVEEVELTAPWNAVEAAGWNPQLVSTEPGRVQAFNHLDRAGTYPVDHLLAGDTSDAFDALVLPGGVANPDALRMNARAVGFVGSFFEAGKPVAAICHAPWTLVEADVVRGRTLTSWPSLATDIRNAGGTWVDEEVRVCRAAAATLVTSRKPDDLEAFCATLVKEFELAGR
- a CDS encoding PPOX class F420-dependent oxidoreductase, translated to MSAELSDDLKKLIDDSPVFATVATIQPDGSPQLSITWLTRDGDDLLVSTTVGRRKEKNLRADPRVTVMINPANAPYTYAEVRGSATLTTEGGPELINDLSRKYTGKDYADFNPASKDDDPRVVVRITPRKVVGSI
- a CDS encoding SpoIIE family protein phosphatase — encoded protein: MTEIPALGMLDNPLDVSRAATALLDSDGRVLIWSPAATKLLGYQASDMLGREITDLSTEAVAPELGPGPQRVLRLRRRDGGNARIAVTVLVIPSDRAESATRLLAMADADEAEKWNALQSMLRGLATHSPTPLAIYDASLRVVWANAALYKDADYIGVGPDDMVTDGVILTPDMPDSLEEVMSRVLATGEPVLDLYYRGRPPSDPNHDHVWSCSYYRLEASPGSPLGVCEEAVDITERFYAQQHLDLLVRAARSVGTTLDMGRTAREFADAVTPGFADTVTVDLARNVLNGSQTGFVDVSDTRTSRLWPPDEHPEHPTASAPTASAPAVADGQAPATALRAREPEQLVIPLRADGAVLGSVTFTWKHRTTPFHAGERAVANELVTRLATCVDNARRYADEHAVALLLQRSLLPRVLPRPSAVELAFRYLPADSRAGVGGDWFDVIALSGARVGLVVGDVVGHGLRAAATMGRLRTSVRVLAQMDLPPEEILTRLDDLISQGSGVRTSIESDEPSEDEAVGVTCLYAVYDPVSGTCTMARAGHPLPAIVDPDSGTVTFPDLPSAPPLGVGSLPFESKELTLPPGSLLALFTDGLIQRRDLDPDEQLDLLGKVLTQPTGQLDDLCDKVIQAMLPNPADDDAALLLVRTQILGRHQVAEWQLTNDPQSVRWARAEAAHQVRAWGLDDLAGTTELVVSELVTNAIRHAPSGPIQLRLLRDQTLICEVSDSGHTSPHLRHAAGDDEGGRGLFIVAQMTEQWGTRYTATGKTIWTSQDIRGDVPDDGR
- a CDS encoding peptidase inhibitor family I36 protein — its product is MRARTTRTLLVAGTVLLATLGSPATAQALPTCPSNAICLWRFQDGTGDAYVWRGGYVDLPAKFVDHVGSFRANRTGAFIDWASGKDCRPVRVGDYASNYQGRFGGKMDAVGNNC
- a CDS encoding helix-turn-helix transcriptional regulator, translating into MPGSLLGEFLRARRAALGPRDVGLVSHGVRRVAGLRREEVADLAGVNADYYARLEQGRERHPSPQVLDALGRALRLGPDTRAHLHRLAGTPTADQPATAGISPALRRLLDGFADDPAFVINATLDILAANPPAEALHSPFAPADNLARMVFLDPAGRDFYTDWNSTARATAAHLRQTSGITPDAPRLRSLVRTLTVHSPDFARLWTTHEVLGKTQDTKRLNHPSAGPLTVTYQSFDVRAAPGQQLIVYQPVPDTSAP
- a CDS encoding nuclear transport factor 2 family protein gives rise to the protein MYGPGHGHEDLLHRLRVLEDKEALRRLMIRGWRALDRKDWKAWIDCWAEDAVLEFGPWGEIRGREAVRAKVEEAEAHFPSMQHHILNMDFQVEGDRATGVGYMWFVAVTRSEPSSSTYSMGGPYDWDFRRAPEGGWLLVRQRLGVWWTDGEETPEGLARPGGR
- a CDS encoding DUF6296 family protein, with amino-acid sequence MQTQRYELVFEDGPEEGQDIVVVSVTEQEGPGGHPVYADETGIVRAEISDRGEVRVLPSGGGQEPAQRVRARALPS
- a CDS encoding SDR family oxidoreductase, which produces MRNAVKVVVITGASSGIGEATARRLAADGHRLFLGARRTDRLDALSREITEAGGTAAFQRLDVTDAVDVRAFVTSARERYGRVDVMVNNAGVMPLSPLAALKLDEWDRMIDVNVRGVLHGIAAALPVMRAQGAGHFVNVASVGAYEVSPTAAVYCATKFAVRAISEGLRQESDGTVRVTLVSPGVTESELADGISDPAAREAMKAYRAVALPASAVADAIAHAVAQPAGVDINEIVVRPAASAQ
- a CDS encoding PRC-barrel domain-containing protein; translation: MNGNVWSYQQTSGYRPGMDLTGYRVEAAEGSIGKVDKHSDEIGSAYLVVDTGPWIFGKEVLLPVRAITKVDEETRRILLDLTKGEIEEAPEFDRDKHLGNADYRSELSTYYGFGASLAGRPA
- a CDS encoding YihY/virulence factor BrkB family protein is translated as MTHTAHPRRDDGTARTDAGKAPGAGPNEQVEHTGPVKKHAPDKPSGLPGRQWWAVLRGTVGEFIDDELSDRAAALTYFGVLAVFPALLVLVSLLGIAGESTTTRVLANLQQLAPGSARDVITDAVTQLQGQSGVGSLLAVVGLAVALWSASGYVAAFIRASNAVYDMPEGRPVWKTLPLRLALTLALMVLSAASALIVVFTGGLARQTGAALGIGDGALTVWSVAKWPVLVLLVTTMIALLYWAAPNAKGRGWKWVTPGSVLALVVWLAASAGFAFYVADFASYNKTYGTVAGVVVFLVWLWITNLAILLGLEFDSELARQRAIAGGLPKDREPYVEPRDTRTWSDAERRRME
- a CDS encoding isoamylase early set domain-containing protein, which codes for MLERTPRNDRTEVTFVLPADAPPGSVSVVGDFNDWQPGIHTLKARKDGKRAVTVELASRSTHSFRYLAAGDYWFNDESVGEQEGPNSRLHT